The following coding sequences lie in one Biomphalaria glabrata chromosome 18, xgBioGlab47.1, whole genome shotgun sequence genomic window:
- the LOC129923871 gene encoding G-protein coupled receptor GRL101-like → MLYFYFLISVGYVLSFPLEQCDMKKLHLRFMLDCRDDIEEQMNIFNQTQQFFFTYRYWNIPEFTLMTYSHEGIYQIQNVTDIEKINQTCPDKITSKYLANQSLAWNLTEEWSESEKNIIRIIVIMHSYFIPCKVRSGFIKNNVKNRKLYFFISVLQSDTFLKHCSIKNHFLPLKAFHEFNSEVFYYRLCYSQCNATAATFKKGTFLVSSYDKLESTTISSNEARQYCAAKQRAYLISLETYDELEFIFQKFGQKGFAIHIGLSVEIEGTPQWASSNPFTLKYNYSPKYSYVEKRNKIKKNNRVRRFYDGGFDENWHYLSMHYDDNVEISYDYEIKIISHLKKCFFISKETKYISGKILHSSLSSTGVFHIINEDCDTKIENSLALCECHFSISMNQISMETRETEDTFVKENYISDFRAMISLQKTSFQLINCHHPMNSSNHSEAQNVCSKYVPHIVQLYPNVTSDWLNMLLKAENGLNSLRTVNISSCKFNGKCQKQQNCVKNISSCKHWDESVQQPTSTKANLKTFNCESGGTAFQCIKFATRSLNCKDNSHLQQCERYTCPPNFVKCYNSFCIQPDMINDNVKDCPHGEDEIILPKNDTEQCFGNVTAYVKDLCLSNLYPHKVPSNQYHCSPACPENFTCFSNRRLVHSTMSIDIYTFRFPVYVSSDLYFSEMISAYFPILHTISISVQNCKIENFDSTFKNWRLSNLQELNLSFNDLNSSNNMTLFHDMIKLTFLNLSNNPRLGINQNFTFPENLETLDLSHTSFKSIRVNMFLNLKRLKYLDLSSTRVVTFRDLGIPKFYTLDTLYLKNVTISQIRKDFFKGMTIRTGLWTSDFTLCCPQILNANISVDKCHGPADAISSCNHLIGDVLKRLVIWIVGIITIVGNGIVLIYRFVWNREVFKKAYGLFVTGLALSDFLMGIYLMIIASVDIDYKDMYVLEEKHWRNGTLCQISGFLSTLSSETSTFFICLITLDRYLSINYPFGEYKLTKTWTRILFILAWLVGIVLAAVPLVISSWKIYSTNGLCLALPFSSIRFSGWEFTFVVYVGVNFVLFLLIAFGQVAIFVNITRRKQSMPSLKKCPKRRLEDLAVARKLAFVAMSDFLCWFPIGIIGILSMKGHTFDSDVYAWFAVFVLPINSALNPVIYTIPTVYAKCKPNQQNNTKTNSSQL, encoded by the exons ATGTTATATTTCTATTTCCTTATAAGCGTAG GTTATGTTCTTTCCTTTCCATTGGAACAGTGCGATATGAAAAAGCTTCACTTAAGGTTTATGCTGGACTGCCGAGATGATATTGAAGAACAAATGAACATATTCAATCAAAcacaacagtttttttttacttatagatACTGGAATATCCCAGAATTCACTTTAATGACCTATTCACACGAAGGGATCTATCAGATACAAAATGTGACAGATATTGAGAAAATAAACCAAACATGTCCTGACAAAATTACCAGTAAGTACCTTGCCAATCAATCACTGGCGTGGAATCTGACTGAAGAATGGAGTGAGTCAGAGAAAAACATAATCCGAATAATTGTAATAATGCATTCCtattttatcccttgtaaggtACGGAGtggatttataaaaaataatgttaaaaataggaagctctatttttttatttctgtcctGCAATCGGACACTTTTTTGAAACACTGTTcgataaaaaatcattttctgcCTTTAAAAGCTTTTCATGAATTTAACAGCGAAGTATTTTATTACAGACTTTGTTACAGTCAGTGTAATGCAACTGCTGCTACTTTTAAGAAAGGAACTTTTTTAGTTTCATCCTATGATAAACTAGAAAGTACGACAATATCCAGCAATGAAGCTCGCCAGTACTGTGCAGCGAAACAGAGGGCGTATTTAATTTCCTTGGAAACTTATGACGAACtggaatttatttttcaaaaatttggACAAAAAGGGTTTGCCATACATATAGGACTCAGTGTAGAAATCGAAGGCACGCCACAGTGGGCATCGTCGAACCCGTTcacattaaaatacaattacTCTCCGAAATATTCGTATGTGGAAAAGCGtaacaaaattaagaaaaataatagaGTTAGACGTTTTTATGATGGTGGTTTTGACGAAAATTGGCATTATTTATCAATGCATTATGATGATAATGTAGAGATATCTTATGATTACGAAATAAAAATCATATCGcacctaaaaaaatgtttttttataagtaaggaaacaaaatatatcAGTGGAAAAATTCTACACTCTAGCCTCAGTAGCACtggcgtttttcatattattaatGAAGATTGTGATACAAAGATTGAAAACTCACTGGCTTTATGTGAATGCCATTTCAGTATTTCTATGAATCAAATTTCAATGGAAACTCGAGAAACGGAAGACacttttgtaaaagaaaattatatttcaGATTTTCGTGCAATGATTAGTTTACAAAAAACCTCTTTTCAATTGATCAACTGTCATCATCCCATGAATTCCTCTAATCATAGTGAAGCACAAAATGTATGCAGCAAATACGTACCTCACATTGTCCAACTTTACCCGAACGTAACTAGTGATTGGCTAAACATGCTTTTGAAAGCAGAAAATGGCCTAAATAGTCTACGAACAGTTAACATCTCCAGCTGTAAGTTTAATGGGAAATGTCAGAAACAGCAAAATTGTGTAAAAAACATTAGCTCCTGCAAACACTGGGATGAAAGTGTCCAGCAACCAACATCAACAAAAGCaaatttaaagacatttaaTTGTGAATCTGGTGGGACAGCATTTCAGTGTATTAAATTTGCAACACGTTCACTAAATTGTAAAGACAATTCTCATTTACAGCAATGTGAGCGCTATACATGTCCTCctaattttgtaaaatgttataaCTCTTTCTGTATTCAACCTGACATGATTAATGACAATGTCAAAGATTGTCCTCATGGAGAAGATGAAATAATTTTGCCAAAAAATGACACTGAGCAATGTTTTGGGAATGTCACAGCCTATGTAAAAGATCTTTGTCTTAGCAATCTTTATCCCCATAAAGTACCAAGTAATCAATATCATTGCTCCCCTGCTTGTCCCGAGAATTTTACTTGCTTTTCAAACAGACGATTAGTTCACAGCACAATGTCAATCGACATTTACACATTTCGTTTCCCAGTCTATGTTAGTTCTGACTTGTATTTCTCAGAAATGATTTCAGCTTATTTTCCAATTCTACATACCATTTCTATTTCTGTTCAAAACTGTAAAATAGAAAATTTCGACTCGACATTTAAGAATTGGAGGCTTTCAAATCTACAGGAATTGAATTTAAGTTTCAATGACTTGAATAGTAGTAACAATATGACTTTGTTTCACGATatgatcaaattaacttttttaaatctttcaaataATCCAAGACTCGGAATAAATCAAAATTTCACATTCCCAGAAAATTTGGAAACCCTCGatctctctcacacttcattTAAGTCCATTAGAGTGAATATGTTTCTTAATTTAAAACGACtaaaatatctagatttaaGCAGCACAAGAGTTGTAACATTTAGAGACTTGGGAATACCGAAGTTTTACACGCTAGACACCTTGTATTTGAAAAATGTCACAATCTCTCAAATAcgcaaagatttttttaaaggaatgaCCATTCGGACTGGATTGTGGACGAGTGACTTTACATTATGTTGTCCTCAAATTTTAAATGCAAATATATCTGTGGACAAATGCCATGGACCTGCTGACGCCATCTCTTCGTGCAATCATCTCATTGGGGACGTGTTAAAGAGATTGGTCATTTGGATTGTCGGTATCATAACAATAGTAGGTAACGGGATAGTATTAATCTACAGATTCGTGTGGAATCGAGAAGTATTTAAGAAAGCTTATGGTCTTTTTGTCACAGGTCTTGCATTATCGGATTTCCTTATGGGGATATATTTGATGATTATTGCAAGCGTTGACATTGACTATAAAGATATGTATGTCTTGGAAGAGAAACACTGGAGAAACGGGACGTTGTGTCAGATCTCTGGGTTTTTATCCACTCTCTCCAGCGAAACATCAACtttctttatttgtttgatCACTTTAGATCGTTACTTGAGCATCAATTATCCGTTTGGTGAATATAAATTAACAAAAACGTGGACTCGTATACTATTTATATTAGCTTGGTTAGTGGGCATTGTCCTGGCAGCTGTTCCTTTAGTCATTTCTAGTTGGAAAATTTATTCTACTAACGGTCTGTGTTTGGCTCTTCCCTTTAGTTCTATTCGTTTCAGCGGCTGGGAGTTCACTTTTGTCGTTTATGTTggagttaattttgttttatttttacttatcgCCTTTGGTCAAGTGGCCATCTTTGTCAACATAACTCGCAGAAAGCAGTCTATGCCGAGCTTAAAAAAATGTCCCAAAAGAAGATTAGAAGATTTAGCCGTTGCCAGGAAGCTTGCTTTTGTTGCTATGTCTGATTTTCTGTGCTGGTTCCCTATCGGAATAATTGGAATCTTGTCAATGAAAGGACACACATTTGACAGCGATGTTTACGCTTGGTTTGCGGTGTTTGTCTTACCCATAAATTCAGCGTTAAATCCAGTCATCTATACCATCCCTACTGTATATGCCAAATGTAAACCAAACCagcaaaataatacaaaaacaaattcaagTCAATTATGA